The following proteins come from a genomic window of Populus nigra chromosome 6, ddPopNigr1.1, whole genome shotgun sequence:
- the LOC133695961 gene encoding uncharacterized protein LOC133695961, translated as MAAANCSSGETCAALIHGKQMAPSRLQAWARLFVTKFLGSHISTDRLILEEEGGATFTFEGTSKKCSLEVVLKVHNPQFYWKVMTRADIGLADAYINGDFSFADKDQGLLHLIMVLIANRDANKSISKANKKRGWWTPSLFTAGIASAKFFLQHVLRQNTLTQARRNISRHYDLSNEVFSLFLGETMAYSCAIFKTEDEDLNTAQLRKISVLIEKARIDKKHEILDIGCGWGTFAIEVVKQTGCKYTGLTLSVEQLKYAEMKVKEAGLQDNIRLLLSDYRELPKGYKYDRIVSCEMIEHVGHEYMEDFFRSCESALAEDGLLVLQSISIADECYDEHRRSSGFMKEYIFPGGCLPSLSRITSAMGVASRLCVEHVENIGSHYYLTLRCWKKYFLENKSKILAMGFDEKFIRTWEYYFDYCAAGFKSYTLWDYQIVFSRPGNVGVLGNPYKGFPSAYRHLL; from the exons ATGGCCGCTGCAAATTGTTCCTCTGGAGAGACTTGTGCTGCTCTGATCCATGGAAAACAAATGGCACCTTCTCGGTTACAAGCTTGGGCTCGTCTTTTTGTTACTAAATTTCTTGGAAGTCATATCTCCACTGACCGTTTAAT CTTGGAGGAGGAAGGGGGTGCAACTTTCACCTTCGAGGGAACTAGTAAAAAATGTTCTCTAGAAGTTGTTCTCAAAGTTCACAATCCTCAGTTTTACTGGAAG GTAATGACGCGGGCTGACATAGGCCTTGCAGATGCTTATATTAATGgagatttttcttttgctgACAAAGACCAAGGTCTTCTACATCTTATCATG gttCTGATTGCGAACAGAGATGCAAACAAATCTATCTCCAAGGCGAATAAGAAAAG GGGTTGGTGGACACCATCGTTATTTACAGCAGGTATTGCTTCCGCAAAGTTTTTCCTTCAACATGTTCTGAGGCAAAATACTCTTACTCAAGCTCGCAGGAACATCTCTCGTCATTATGACCTG AGTAACGAGGTTTTTTCTCTATTCCTGGGAGAAACAATGGCGTACTCGTGTGCAATATTTAAG ACTGAAGATGAAGACTTGAATACAGCTCAGTTGAGGAAAATCTCTGTTCTGATTGAAAAA GCAAGAATCGATAAGAAGCATGAAATTCTTGACATTGGTTGTGGCTGGGGAACTTTTGCTATTGAAGTTGTCAAACAAACAGGATGCAAATACACGGGTCTCACTCTATCTGTGGAGCAACTGAAATATGCAGAAATGAAAGTCAAGGAAGCTGGTCTGCAG GATAATATCAGACTTCTCCTCAGTGATTATCGTGAATTGCCTAAAGGCTATAAATACGATAGAATCGTATCTTG TGAAATGATAGAGCATGTGGGTCATGAATACATGGAGGATTTTTTTCGTAGCTGCGAATCAGCATTGGCAGAAGATGGGCTTCTTGTTCTACAG TCTATATCAATAGCAGATGAGTGTTATGATGAGCACAGGCGAAGTTCTGGTTTTATGAAGGAATATATTTTTCCCGGTGGATGTTTGCCTTCATTAAGTAGGATAACATCAGCCATGGGTGTAGCATCAAGACTCTG TGTGGAGCACGTGGAAAATATAGGAAGTCATTACTATCTTACGTTAAGATGctggaaaaaatatttcttggaAAACAAGAG CAAAATTCTCGCCATGGGATTCGATGAAAAGTTCATCAGGACATGGGAGTATTATTTTGACTACTGCGCTGCTGGTTTCAAGTCGTATACCCTTTGGGATTATCAG ATTGTATTTTCACGTCCTGGCAATGTCGGAGTATTAGGTAATCCATACAAAGGTTTTCCATCGGCATATCGACACCTTCTCTGA